The stretch of DNA ATGGGTTCAGCAAATGCCCTACTTGCTCTAATGCTCCCACTTACACAATGTGTCTGTTTTTTCCAGGAGGACCCAAACGCTCCTCAGAAGGTGCAGGATCTGCCCAAGGCTTGCCTGAAGGATGAGGAACCTTTCAACATACAGAACTCTCTATCGCCCAAGCACGAGAGCGGGAAAGGGGACCCAGACATTGTCGACGTCAACTGCGTTCTTAACAACTTAACATGAGGACAGCCGGATAGAGAGAGATGACTTCTCTGAACTTCTTCAGTGCTGAAGGGGCCAGTGAAAAAAAGCCCATCACCGTTTCCTCCAGCACTGACAGGGGTTAATGTTTCATTACCACGCCACCCCTCTAATGTGCCCCCCTTCCTTGGCATGCTTTGGTGTATTTTGTACAGAGATATGTGGAGACGTTGACAGGACATTCCCAGTGTGTGAAGTATGGGTCTGAGTAGACTGGAGAGACAACACTATACAAAGAGGAAACTGATGTAGACTCGAGGTAAAGTGCCCTTGTGTCCCGTGGAAGCCGCCGCTCTCTTTAGGCCCCAGTCTTAACCCACTTCTAAAGAGAGCgtgacctgtgatgtcacaggaaccGATTACATCACTAACTGAACCAATACGAGAGTGCGGCCTGTGATGTCACTGGGAACTGGTCACATCACTTACTGAACCAATATAAAAGTGCGACCTATGATGTCACCAGGAACCGATGACATCATTAACTGAACTAATACGAGAGTGTGACCTGTGATGTCACCAGGAACCGAGGACATCACTAACTAAACCAATACAAGAATGcggcctgtgatgtcacaaggaacCGATGACATCACTAACTGAACCAATATGAGAGTGCGACCTGTGATGTCACTGGGAACTGGTCACATCACTAACCGAACCAATATAAAAGTGCGACCTATGATATCACCAGGAACCGATGACGTCACTAACTGAACCAATATGAGAGTGTGACCTGTGATGTCACTGGGAACTGGTCACATCGCTAACCGAACCAATATAAAAGTGCGACCTATGATATCACCAGGAACCGATGACGTCACTAACTGAACCAATATGAGAGTGCGTCCTGTGATGTCACTGGGAACTGGTCACATCGCTAACCGAACCAATATAAAAGTGCGACCTATGATATCACCAGGAACCGATGACGTCACTAACTGAACCAATATGAGAGTGCGTCCTGTGATGTCTCCAGGAACCAATGACATCACTAACCGAACCAATACAAGagtgcgggctgtgatgtcacaatgaaaCAATGACATCACTAACTGAACCAATACGAGATGCAGTCTATGATGTCACTGGGAACAGGTGACATCACTAACTGAACCCAATACAAGAGTGcggcctgtgatgtcacaaggaaccgatgacatcacagaggcaTCCATCAAGTGCACTGTACGTCATGTTCTGATCACATGCACTAACCACAATATAACAGGATTGTAAATTGTCTTTTGTTTCGTCCAACAAATTATGACGTAACTGCAAAGTATAATTTTTACATCGTCGGGATTCATGGTGAAATCTCAGCTAACCTGAGCCAGGATTCTCCTTATTGTGGGTCCCCAGGGGCAGAGCTATGGGGGGTACAGAGGCCTCCAGGGGAAGAGCTATAGGGGGTACAGAGGCCTCCAGGGGAAGAGCTATGGGGAGTACAGAGGCCTCCAGGGGGAAGAGCTATAGGGGGTACAGAGGCCTCCAGGGGAAGAGCTATAGGGGGTACAGAGGCCTCCAGGGGAAGAGCTATAGGGGGTACAGAGGTCTCCAGGGGAAGAGCTATAGGGGGTACAGAGGCCTCCAGGGGAAGAGCTATAGGGGGTACAGAGGCCTCCAGGGGACGAGCTATAGGGGGTACAGAGGGCTCCAGGGAAAGAGCTATAGGGGGTACAGAGGCCTCCAGGGGAAGAGCTATAGGGGGTACAGAGGCCTCCATGGGCAGAGCTATAGGGGGTACAGAGGCCTCCATGGGCAGAGCtatgggggggggtgtacaggggcagagctatggggggggggggtacaggggTCTCCAGGGGCAGAGCTATGGGGGGTGTACAGAGGCCTCCAGGGGCAGAGCTATGGGGGGTACAGAGGCCTCCAGGGAGAAGAGCTATAGGGGGTACAGAGGCCTCCAGGGGAAGAGCTATAGGGGGTACAGAGGGCTCCAGGGGAAGAGCTATAGGGGGTACAGAGGCCTCCATGGGCAGAGCTATAGGGGTACAGGGGTCTCCAGGGGAAGAGCTATAGGCGGTACAGAGGCTTCCAGGGGCAGAGCAATAGGGGGTACAGAGGTCTCAAGGGGCAGAACTGTGGGGGTACAGAGGCCTCAAGGGGCAGAGCTATAGGGGGTACAGAGGTCTCAAGGGGCAGAACTGTGGGGGTACAGAGGCCTCAAGGGGCAGAGCTATAGGGGGTACAGAGGTCTCCAGGGGCAGAACTATGGGGGTACAGAGGCCTCAAGGGGCAGTGCTTTAGTGGGTACAGAGGTCTCCAGGGGCAGAGCTATAGGGAGTACAGAGGCCTCAAGGGGCAGCGCTATAGGGGGTACAGAGGTCTCCAGGGGCAGAGCAATAGGAGGTACAGAGGCTGCAGTTGGTCCCCCCATGGCCCCTATAGCTTGGTGCTCCTCTGTTGCTAGTTTGTTGTCACAACCTAAACTCCCCAGGGCAAATGGACCTCCTCCTTCTTCACCTTCCTAACCCCCTTCCTGGCCAATACCAATATAGAAGAGAATTAGGGTTAACCCCAGCCGTTTTATGGGCCCCGAGAACATAGCTATAGGGGGTAAAGAGGCTGCATAGGAAACATAAGGCCCCAGTGTTAGGCGGGTGCCTTGTTAATGATTTTGCATTAGGGCCTCTTTTCTGTTGGCCCCATGGTGGCTCCCAAGCTGTACTGGATAAGGTTACCCTACAGCCAaggtctccaacctgtgaccctccagctgttcaaacaCTGACTCCCATAATGCTCTTGGGGTTTAAAGCAGTTGGAAAGCCTCAGGCTGCAGTCTTCTGTTCTATGGTCAGTGATGGGGTAAAGCTGGATATGAGACATCCTATGTATGTGAGACGCTACGATGGATGAGACAAGAGCGCATGTAAGGAGAGGACGATAAGCCTGTAATCTCTAGTCAGCAACCATGCTACCTTAAGGCAGTGTGGAGTCTTAAGGTTAGCGGTCTTATCTCGGCATAATCCTCTTTTCTGGATAAGTTGGGTCAGTCTGTTCCTCTCCCAGGGACTATTATGGGATCAGGATCAGGGCGTTATAAGGTCCTGGGTCCAGTAGATGTCTGGCTGTAGGAGACATAGTGTAGAGATCAGTGATGGTGACTGGCTATTGGGCAGGACATTGGGTTGTGATCAGTGATGGTGACGGCTATTGGGAAGGACATTGGGTGGTTATCAGCGATGGTGACTGGGTATTGGGCAGGACATTGGGTAGGGATCAATGATGGTGACCGGCTATTGGGCAGGACATTGGGTGGTAATTAGTGATGGTGACTGGCTATTGGGCAGAACATTGGGTACAGATCAGTGATGGTGACGGCTATTGGGCAGGACATTGGGTGGTGATTAGTGATGGTGACTGTAACTGGGCAGGACATAGTATAGAGATCAGTAATGGTGACTGGCTATTGGGCAGGACATTGGGTTGTGATCAGTGATTGTGACGGCTATTGGGAAGGACATTAGGTTGTGATCAGTGATGGTGACTGTGACTGGGCAGGACATTGGGTAGAGATCAGTGATGGTGACCGGCTATTGGGCAGGACATTGGGTAGAGATCAGTGATGGTGACTGGCTATTGGGCAGGATATTGGGTAGAGATCAATGATGGTGACCGGCTATTTGGCAGGACATAGGGTAGGGATCAATGATGGTGACCGGCTATTGGGCAGGACATTGGGTAGGGATCAATGATGGTGACTGGCTATTGTGCAGGACATTGGGTGGTAATTAGTGATGGTGACCGGCTATTGGGCAAGACATTGGGTGGTAATTAGTGATGGTGACCGGCTATTGGGCAGGACATTGGGTAGAGATCAGTGATGGTGACTGGCTATTGGGCAGGACATTGGGTAGATATCAGTGATGGTGACTGGCTATTGGGCAGGACATTGGGTAGAGATCAGTGATGGTGACTGGCTATTGGGCAGGACATTGGGTAGAGATCAGTGATGGTGACTGGCTATTGGGCAAGACATTGGGTGGTAATTAGTGATGGTGACTGGTTATTGGGCAGGACATTGGGTGGTAATTAGTGATGGTGACCGGCTATTGGGCAGGACAATAAGGATTCTGGGACTTCAGTAATTTGTTGCTTGAAAAGATCTTCTCTAATGATAGTTGTTGCTGATTGGACGCTGGTTGGCGGTTGGTGCTGGTCATCTGACAGCGAGGTCTTCAGCCCAATGTCCTATAAGCCATAAGATAGGAAATCTGGTACCAATCAGGACTGATTATTGATCCCTGACTGGTAATTGTCCCCGGTGAAGATGGTTACATAAGGACAATGTATGGGGAGAGATAAGTACACCAAATCCATCCACCTATTTACCTAGAGATCATAAAACAACCGCCATCCCCCGCACCGTACTGAAATGTTTCCTCTTCTGTATGACACATTGTGAGCGCCTCATCTCCTTCACAATAAGACAAAGTGTGACCCCAGTCCGAGCCCGACCCCTCACCTGGCCCATTATCCGGGCCCTCACTCAGCCCATCACCCGGCCCCTCACTTGGCCCATCACCCGACACCCTAAAAGACCTAGACAGACATATGACGTAATGAGTGTTGTCTGATGTGTGAGTGTGCCCCGCGTGTTCCGTTTTTCCGCTTGAGTTGGCCCTTGTACCGCCATGTGTGATTTCTTAAACAATACAAAAAATAACGAGAACTTTGCTGTGCGCAGCCGACTTTTTTGTACTTTCACCCAACTTTTTTTGGAAATACTgtaaaataataagaataaaaggGAAAGAATCCAAATAAAACGTTTTTAAGCTTATAACTGTGTCCGTCTGTACTATATCACAACCAAATCTACTGCCATTATTATATCACAACACAATCTGCTGCCGTTATTATATCACAACACAATCTGCTGCCTTTACTATATCACAACACAATCTACTGCCTTTACTATATCACAACACAATCTGCTGCCTTTATTATATCACAACACAATCTGCTGCCTTTACTATATCACAACACAATCTGCTGCCTTTATTATATCACAACACAATCTGCTGCCTTTACTATATCACAACACAATCTGCTGCCTTTACTATATCACAACACAATCTGCTGCCTTTATTATATCACAACACAATCTGCTGCCTTTACTATATCACAACACAATCTGCTGCCTTTATTATATCACAACACAATCTGCTGCCTTTATTATATCACAACACAATCTGCTGCCTTTATTATATCACAACACAATCTGCTGCCTTTATTATATCACAACACAATCTGCTGCCTTTATTATATCACAACACAATCTACTGCCTTTACTATATCACAACACAATCTGCTGCCTTTATTATATCACAACACAATCTGCTGCCTTTATTATATCACAACACAATCTGCTGCCTTTATTATATCACAACACAATCTGCTGCCTTTACTATATCACAACACAATCTGCTGCCTTTATTATATCACAACACAATCTGCTGCCTTTACTATATCACAACACAATCTGCTGCCTTTATTATATCACAACACAATCTGCTGCCTTTACTATATCACAACACAATCTGCTGCCTTTACTATATCACAACACAATCTGCTGCCTTTATTATATCACAACACAATCTGCTGCCTTTATTATATTACAACACAATCTGCTGCCTTTATTATATCACAACACAATCTGCTGCCTTTACTATATCACAACACAATCTACTGCCATTATTATATCACAACACAATCTGCTGCCTTTATTATATCACAACACAATCTGCTGCTTTTATTATATCACAACACAATCTGCTGCCTTTACTATATCACAACACAATCTGCTGCCTTTATTATATCACAACACAATCTGCTGCCTTTATTATATCACAACACAATCTGCTGCCTTTATTATATCACAACACAATCTGCTGCCTTTATTATATCACAACACAATCTGCTGCCTTTACTATATCACAACACAATCTGCTGCCTTTACTATATCACAACGAAATCTGCTGCCTTTACTATGTCACAACACAATCTGCTGCCTTTACTATATCACAACACAATCTACTGCCATTATTATATCACAACACAATCTGCTGCCTTTATTATATCACAACACAATCTGCTGCTTTTATTATATCACAACACAATCTGCTGCCTTTATTATATCACAACACAATCTGCTGCCTTTATTATATCACAACACAATCTGCTGCCTTTATTATATCACAACACAATCTGCTGCCTTTACTATATCACAACACAATCTGCTGCCTTTACTATATCACAACGAAATCTGCTGCCTTTACTATGTCACAACACAATCTTCTGTTCTTTGCTCATTATggtttggtgtttgctctgatatacattgtcagctgtgagaccttatatagacagggctgtgtctgagctctacaggcagttctttccacctgatggtgtttgctctgatatacattgtcagctgtgagatcttatatagacagggctgtgtctgagctctacaggcagttctttttcctcatggtttggtgtttgctctgatatacattgtcagctgtgagaccttatatagacagggctgtgtctgagctctataggcagttctttctcctcatggtttggtgtttgctctgatatactttgtcagctgtgagaccttatatagacagggctgtgtctgagctctacaggcagttctttcctcctcatggtttggtgtttgctctgatatacattgtcagctgtgagaccttatatagacagggctgtgtctgagctctacaggcagttctttcacctcatggtttggtgtttgctctgatatacattgtcagctgtgagaccttatatagacaggactgtgtctgagctctacatgcagttctttctcctcatggtgtttgctctgatatacattgtcagctgtgagaccttatatagacaaggCTGTgtatgagctctacaggcagttctttcgacctcatggtgtttgctctgatatacattgtcagctgtgagaccttatatagacagggcggtgtctgagctctacaggcagttctttcctcctcatggcttggtgtttgctctgatatacattgtcagctgtgaaaccttatatagacagggctgtgtatgagctctacaggcagttctttccacctcatggtgtttgctctgatatacattgtcagctgtgagaccttttatagaaagggctgtgtctgagctctacaggcagttctttcaacCTCAGGGTTTGGTGTTTGTTCTGATATACGTTGTCAGCTGTGAGCCCTAAATAGACagagctgtgtctgagctctacaggcagttctttttcTCCTCATGGTTTGGTGTTTGCTCTGCTATATATTGTTAGCTGTGAGACCTTTTATAgatagggctgtgtctgagctctacaggcagttattttcccctcatggtttggtgtttgctctgatatacattgtcagctgtgaaccttaaatagacagggctgtgtatgagctctacaggcagttctttcaacctcatggtttggtgtttgctctaatatacattgtcagctgtgagaccttatatagacagggctgtgtctgagctctacaggcagttctttccttctcatggcttggtgtttgctctgatatacattgtcagctgtgagaccttttatagacagggctgtgtctgagctctacaggcagttctttcctcctcatggcttggtgtttgctctgatatacattgtcaggtgtgagaccttatatagacagggctgtgtctgagctctacaggctgttctttccccctcatggtgtttgctctgatatacattgtcaggtgtgagaccttatatagacagggctgtgtctgagctctacaggctgtTCTTTCCGCctcatgacttggtgtttgctctgatatacattgtcagctgtgagaccttatatagacagggccgtgtctgagctctacaggcagttctttccccctcatggcttggtgtttgctctgatacacATTGTCAGCTgtcagaccttatatagacagggctgtgtctgagctctacagacagttctttcctcctcatggtttggtgtttgctctgatatacattgtcagctgtgagatcttatatagacagggctgtgtctgagctctacagacagttctttcctcctcatggtgtttgctctgatatacattgtcagctgtgagaccttatatagacagggct from Hyla sarda isolate aHylSar1 chromosome 5, aHylSar1.hap1, whole genome shotgun sequence encodes:
- the LOC130272827 gene encoding chondroitin sulfate proteoglycan 5-like isoform X5, coding for MSVPWLTMITLSVSKYSYLMRKSVKITQKEDPNAPQKVQDLPKACLKDEEPFNIQNSLSPKHESGKGDPDIVDVNCVLNNLT